In Thermodesulfitimonas autotrophica, the following proteins share a genomic window:
- a CDS encoding stage V sporulation protein D has product MSNLVLRKRLASLFVLAAFLFFLLVCRLFWLQLVRGAELERGAWENRVREITVEAKRGDICDRNGKVLVTSVSCDSVAAMPAQVADAAGTAAKLAPLLKMDQETLYRLLTRKQAFVWLKRKVDFETARQIRGLKLPGIELIEESRRQYNCGSLAAHILGFVGVDNQGLTGVEKTAEKFLRGVPGKIVVEQDAAGRNIPAALHHLYPPVPGNRVLLTIDETIQYFVERELDKIVDTYHPAAASIIVMDPKTGEILALGNRPTFDPAAWRDVPQAVWDRNPAIWQLYEPGSTFKIVTAAAALSEGVVGPESHFYCPGFVQVADRRIRCWKEGGHGSESFAEVVQNSCNPGFIQVGLSLGKEKFYKYIRAFGFGRPTGINLPGEAKGILIPENKATNLNIATMSIGQSIAVTPIQLVTAAAAVANGGELLAPRVIRAVVSPDGKTVRVFKPEHRRRVLSREKAQELARLLENVVLKGTGVNAYLDGYRTAGKTGTAQVVGPGGGYVPGKYVSSFVGFAPVDNPRLVTLVVVWEPQGGVYFGSLVAAPAFKAVMQDALRYLGVPQQAGLEKPEKPWYLIEEEPKPVTVPEVVDLPVHEAIERLRAAGLRFTVRGQGDVVRAQVPQGGATVLTGTKVILELKAAPEGGPEVAVPDLTGLTIKDAAVLLEKMGLVLVPEGSGVAVQQTPVPGTRLRRGGSVRVIFASPEAEESQPTVLHP; this is encoded by the coding sequence ATGAGCAATCTGGTGCTGCGCAAGCGGTTAGCTAGCCTTTTTGTCCTGGCCGCTTTTCTTTTTTTTCTGCTTGTCTGCCGGCTCTTCTGGCTTCAGTTAGTGCGCGGCGCTGAGCTTGAGCGGGGCGCTTGGGAGAACAGGGTCCGGGAAATCACGGTAGAGGCGAAACGCGGGGATATCTGCGACCGCAACGGCAAGGTGCTGGTTACGAGTGTGAGCTGTGATTCCGTCGCGGCCATGCCAGCGCAGGTGGCGGATGCTGCAGGCACCGCGGCCAAATTAGCGCCGCTCCTTAAGATGGATCAAGAAACTCTCTACCGGCTGCTTACCAGAAAACAGGCTTTTGTCTGGCTTAAACGGAAGGTTGACTTTGAGACGGCGCGGCAAATACGGGGACTCAAGCTCCCGGGAATTGAGCTGATCGAGGAAAGCCGGCGCCAGTATAACTGCGGGTCCCTGGCCGCCCACATCCTTGGTTTTGTCGGGGTGGATAACCAGGGACTCACCGGGGTGGAAAAAACAGCCGAAAAGTTCCTCCGCGGCGTGCCGGGGAAGATAGTGGTCGAACAGGATGCCGCCGGGCGGAACATCCCGGCGGCGCTCCACCATCTTTACCCACCTGTTCCGGGAAACCGTGTTCTGCTGACGATCGACGAGACGATCCAGTATTTTGTGGAGCGGGAATTGGATAAGATCGTCGATACCTATCACCCGGCGGCCGCCTCGATAATCGTTATGGACCCGAAAACAGGCGAGATCCTGGCCTTAGGAAACCGCCCCACCTTCGATCCAGCCGCCTGGCGGGACGTGCCCCAGGCGGTCTGGGACCGCAACCCGGCGATCTGGCAACTCTACGAGCCCGGTTCAACCTTTAAGATCGTAACGGCAGCGGCGGCGCTCTCCGAAGGCGTGGTTGGCCCGGAAAGCCACTTTTACTGCCCGGGTTTTGTGCAGGTTGCGGACAGGCGGATCCGGTGCTGGAAAGAAGGCGGCCACGGCAGCGAGTCGTTTGCGGAGGTGGTTCAGAACTCCTGCAACCCGGGCTTCATTCAGGTGGGGCTAAGCCTCGGGAAGGAAAAGTTCTACAAGTATATTCGGGCCTTCGGCTTCGGCCGGCCGACCGGGATTAACCTTCCAGGAGAGGCTAAAGGTATCCTTATCCCGGAGAATAAGGCGACCAACCTGAATATCGCCACGATGTCCATCGGTCAGTCGATTGCCGTAACGCCTATCCAGCTCGTCACTGCGGCGGCGGCGGTGGCCAACGGCGGCGAGTTGCTCGCCCCGCGGGTTATCCGGGCAGTGGTTTCCCCCGACGGGAAAACGGTGCGGGTCTTTAAACCGGAGCACCGCCGGCGCGTCTTGTCAAGGGAAAAGGCGCAGGAGTTGGCGCGGCTTTTAGAAAACGTGGTCCTCAAAGGCACGGGGGTTAACGCTTACCTGGACGGTTACCGGACAGCAGGGAAAACGGGAACCGCCCAGGTCGTCGGGCCAGGCGGTGGCTACGTTCCGGGTAAATACGTCTCTTCGTTTGTCGGTTTTGCCCCGGTTGATAATCCCCGTCTGGTAACGCTGGTGGTTGTCTGGGAACCGCAAGGGGGGGTCTATTTCGGCAGCCTGGTAGCGGCTCCCGCTTTTAAGGCGGTGATGCAGGACGCCTTGCGCTACTTGGGTGTGCCGCAGCAAGCCGGCCTTGAAAAACCGGAGAAACCGTGGTATTTGATAGAGGAAGAACCCAAGCCGGTAACGGTTCCGGAGGTCGTTGACTTGCCGGTCCACGAAGCGATCGAGCGTCTGAGGGCCGCGGGGCTCAGGTTTACCGTCCGCGGTCAGGGGGACGTGGTTCGGGCGCAGGTTCCGCAGGGCGGGGCAACGGTGCTGACGGGAACGAAGGTTATCTTGGAGCTCAAGGCGGCACCGGAGGGTGGCCCGGAAGTCGCGGTACCCGACCTCACGGGCCTTACGATTAAAGACGCGGCCGTCTTGTTGGAAAAGATGGGCCTGGTGCTCGTTCCGGAAGGAAGCGGCGTGGCGGTGCAGCAAACGCCGGTTCCCGGTACCCGGCTCCGGCGCGGCGGCTCGGTTCGGGTGATTTTTGCTTCTCCGGAAGCAGAAGAAAGCCAGCCGACCGTGCTTCACCCCTGA
- a CDS encoding UDP-N-acetylmuramoyl-tripeptide--D-alanyl-D-alanine ligase, protein MIPVTVAELAAALNASLLQGEPNRRVAAVTTDSRQVPPGAVFFALKGERYDGHDFVPDAVAKGAAGVVVSRPVAALPGETVVLLVPNVLAALGAFARYVRRQAGVLVIGVTGSTGKTSTKDIIAAVLGVRYRVCATQGNLNNEIGVPLTLLSLSPGDEVAVVEMAMRGAGEIAALARIAAPDAAVITNIGETHLERLGSVAAIAAAKGEILDYIPAAGFAVLHAESPYIFEQAKRCRGRVIFFGTSGAATIRLTDYGPVGGGGRFAVAAGGLVTEYFIPLPGYHSALNAVAAIGVARELGLGPEEIQQGLERVRLTGMRLEIRECGTLLVINDAYNANPASMRAALGVLKEVGKKRRRVAVLGDMLELGSRAAAAHREIGAAAAAVADVVVAVGELAQGIAEGALAAGLSPRQVVTCPDAAAAVAVLKELLRGDEAVLVKASRGMRLERVAEALCTGGEAAQ, encoded by the coding sequence ATGATTCCGGTCACGGTTGCGGAGTTGGCGGCAGCGCTTAACGCTTCTTTACTACAGGGGGAACCGAACCGCCGGGTGGCGGCGGTTACCACCGACAGCCGGCAGGTCCCTCCCGGCGCCGTCTTTTTTGCGCTTAAAGGGGAGCGTTACGACGGGCATGATTTTGTCCCCGATGCGGTGGCCAAAGGAGCGGCAGGGGTAGTGGTGAGCCGCCCGGTGGCGGCCCTGCCCGGCGAGACGGTAGTACTTTTAGTCCCTAACGTCCTGGCGGCCCTTGGGGCGTTTGCCCGCTACGTGCGCCGACAGGCAGGCGTTTTGGTGATCGGGGTGACCGGCAGCACCGGGAAGACGAGCACCAAGGACATTATAGCGGCGGTCCTCGGCGTGCGGTACCGGGTTTGCGCTACGCAGGGGAACCTGAACAACGAAATCGGGGTGCCGCTCACGCTGCTGTCTCTTTCGCCCGGCGACGAAGTGGCGGTGGTCGAAATGGCGATGCGCGGGGCGGGGGAGATCGCCGCGCTGGCCCGGATTGCCGCTCCCGATGCCGCGGTGATTACGAATATCGGGGAAACCCACCTCGAGCGCCTCGGGAGCGTGGCCGCGATTGCGGCCGCGAAAGGGGAAATCCTGGACTACATTCCCGCGGCAGGTTTTGCGGTGCTCCACGCCGAAAGCCCTTACATTTTTGAGCAAGCAAAGCGCTGCCGCGGGCGGGTTATCTTTTTTGGCACGAGTGGGGCGGCGACGATTCGCCTGACCGACTACGGGCCTGTGGGCGGGGGCGGTCGCTTCGCCGTAGCCGCCGGGGGTCTGGTCACCGAGTACTTCATCCCCCTGCCCGGCTACCATAGCGCCCTTAACGCGGTCGCGGCCATAGGGGTGGCGCGGGAGCTCGGCCTCGGGCCGGAAGAGATTCAGCAGGGCCTGGAGCGGGTAAGGCTCACCGGGATGCGGCTGGAAATAAGGGAGTGCGGCACGCTGCTCGTGATAAACGACGCCTACAACGCCAATCCCGCTTCTATGCGGGCAGCGCTCGGGGTGCTGAAGGAAGTGGGTAAAAAGAGGCGCCGCGTGGCGGTGCTCGGCGACATGCTGGAACTCGGCAGCCGGGCGGCAGCGGCCCACCGGGAGATTGGTGCGGCTGCGGCGGCGGTTGCGGACGTAGTGGTGGCCGTTGGGGAACTGGCGCAAGGGATCGCGGAAGGGGCCTTGGCCGCCGGGCTTTCGCCGCGGCAGGTGGTAACCTGCCCCGATGCGGCGGCAGCGGTAGCCGTTTTGAAAGAGCTTTTGCGGGGTGACGAAGCGGTCCTGGTAAAAGCATCACGCGGGATGCGCCTCGAGAGAGTGGCCGAGGCTCTCTGCACGGGAGGTGAAGCGGCACAGTGA
- the rsmH gene encoding 16S rRNA (cytosine(1402)-N(4))-methyltransferase RsmH → MEFRHQPVMIKEVVALLGVKPDGIYVDCTVGGGGHAAAILGLLGPQGRLIGFDRDPEALAAARLRLGADPRVQLVRADFRKLAAVLAELNVRQVDGILYDLGVSSYQFDNPARGFTYWEDVPLDMRMDPEGPVTAADLVNSLSARELAKIIAEYGEERWASRIADFIVAERERGPLKTTGQLVEVIKKAVPAGARRTGPHPARRTFQALRIAVNQELEALRASLEQALGLLRPGGRLVVLSYHSLEDRIVKEFIRAAEAGCICPPGAPVCVCGKKPALRRLTRKPRTPAGEELGRNPRSRSARLRAAEKLPANGAESAG, encoded by the coding sequence ATGGAGTTTCGGCACCAGCCGGTAATGATAAAGGAAGTTGTGGCGCTCTTAGGCGTGAAGCCTGACGGGATATACGTCGATTGCACGGTCGGCGGGGGAGGCCACGCGGCGGCGATTCTCGGGCTCCTGGGCCCGCAGGGCCGGCTCATAGGCTTCGACCGGGATCCGGAGGCTCTGGCGGCGGCGCGGCTGCGTCTTGGGGCCGATCCGCGGGTGCAGCTTGTCCGGGCCGATTTCCGGAAACTCGCGGCGGTGCTTGCGGAACTGAATGTGCGTCAGGTTGACGGGATACTTTACGACCTCGGCGTTTCCTCCTACCAGTTCGATAATCCGGCCCGGGGTTTTACCTACTGGGAGGATGTGCCGCTCGATATGCGGATGGACCCGGAAGGGCCCGTGACGGCCGCCGACCTGGTTAACAGTCTGAGTGCCCGCGAGCTCGCGAAAATAATTGCCGAATACGGCGAGGAGCGGTGGGCTTCCCGCATTGCGGACTTTATTGTGGCGGAAAGGGAGCGCGGGCCGCTTAAAACGACGGGCCAGTTGGTAGAGGTGATCAAGAAGGCGGTGCCGGCAGGGGCGCGCCGGACGGGCCCCCACCCGGCACGCCGGACTTTTCAGGCGCTGCGGATCGCGGTGAACCAGGAGCTCGAGGCGCTGCGGGCGTCGCTGGAGCAGGCCCTCGGGTTGCTGCGACCTGGTGGCCGCCTGGTGGTTCTGAGCTACCATTCGCTTGAGGACCGGATAGTGAAGGAGTTCATCAGAGCGGCGGAGGCGGGGTGCATCTGTCCGCCCGGAGCGCCTGTGTGCGTTTGCGGCAAGAAGCCGGCGCTCCGGCGGCTCACGCGGAAACCGCGCACGCCGGCGGGGGAGGAGTTGGGACGCAATCCCCGCTCGCGGAGTGCCAGGCTGCGGGCGGCGGAGAAACTGCCGGCGAACGGTGCAGAATCTGCCGGGTAG
- the mraZ gene encoding division/cell wall cluster transcriptional repressor MraZ, with amino-acid sequence MFIGEYLHTVDAKGRLFIPARFREGLGERFVVTRGLDRCLFGFPLAEWGKLEERLRRLPFARADVRAFSRLFFAGAAELEVDKQGRILIPATLRDYAGLARDVVILGVSSRVEFWAKEEWERYSAQTQAAYEEIAEKLVDFDFPATD; translated from the coding sequence ATGTTCATCGGGGAATACCTGCATACGGTCGACGCCAAAGGGCGCCTCTTCATCCCGGCCCGTTTCCGGGAGGGACTGGGAGAGCGTTTTGTGGTAACCCGGGGGCTCGACCGGTGCCTTTTTGGTTTCCCGCTCGCTGAATGGGGCAAATTAGAGGAGAGGCTGCGCCGCTTGCCTTTCGCCCGGGCGGACGTCCGCGCCTTCAGCCGGCTTTTTTTTGCGGGTGCCGCCGAGCTCGAGGTGGACAAACAGGGGCGCATTCTCATACCCGCAACCTTGCGGGATTACGCGGGCCTCGCTCGGGACGTAGTTATCCTGGGGGTTTCCTCAAGGGTTGAGTTCTGGGCGAAGGAGGAATGGGAGCGTTACAGCGCCCAGACCCAGGCGGCCTACGAGGAGATCGCGGAGAAGCTGGTCGATTTTGATTTTCCGGCTACAGACTAA
- a CDS encoding UDP-N-acetylmuramoyl-L-alanyl-D-glutamate--2,6-diaminopimelate ligase has product MATESLKEALTRVFALAPAGLAYDSRRVQPGFVFFAIKGFRQDGHDFVGDAIRRGAVGVVVEKEVAVPPGVVAVCVPDTRRALALAAAAFYGHPDRQLRLVGVTGTNGKTTTTHLIRAIYEAQGEKTGLIGTLWAMIGDAVLPAERTTPESLDLQALLRRMVDEGVKTVVMEVSSHALALERVTGIEYDIAVFTNLTQDHLDFHRDMEDYYAAKARLFLELKQPGVKGRPKRAVLNVDDPYGQRLAAASGGKVVTYGVEREAAFRAREIELGRDGTTFTVEWAGGAVPVRLQLVGRFNVYNALAAFAVGVTEGYPVARVVEALEGVPAVPGRFERVDVGQDFAVVVDYAHTPDGLENVLRAARAQTRGRVIVVFGCGGDRDPGKRPLMGEIAAKLADFTVITSDNPRSEDPQRIIAAIERGFRRCGAPDSYAVEADRRAAIALALGQAQAGDIVVLAGKGHEDYQIIGDKKLPFDDRKVAAEILREMIGERDGE; this is encoded by the coding sequence TTGGCAACGGAAAGCCTGAAAGAGGCGCTTACCCGGGTCTTTGCGCTTGCGCCTGCGGGGCTGGCCTACGACTCCAGGCGGGTTCAGCCCGGCTTTGTCTTTTTCGCCATCAAAGGCTTTCGGCAGGACGGGCACGATTTTGTTGGGGATGCCATCCGGCGGGGCGCGGTGGGCGTGGTGGTGGAAAAGGAGGTTGCGGTGCCGCCCGGGGTCGTTGCTGTCTGCGTTCCGGACACCCGGCGGGCGCTCGCGCTGGCGGCGGCGGCTTTTTACGGCCATCCTGACCGGCAGCTGCGGCTGGTAGGGGTCACGGGGACCAACGGGAAAACTACCACCACCCACCTTATCCGGGCGATTTATGAGGCTCAGGGGGAAAAGACGGGGCTGATCGGCACCCTCTGGGCGATGATCGGCGACGCGGTGCTTCCTGCCGAGCGGACGACACCGGAGTCTCTCGATCTGCAGGCCCTGCTCCGGCGGATGGTGGATGAAGGGGTAAAAACGGTGGTGATGGAGGTTTCTTCCCACGCCCTGGCGCTGGAGCGGGTAACGGGCATAGAGTACGATATAGCGGTTTTCACGAACCTCACGCAGGACCACCTCGATTTTCACCGGGACATGGAGGATTATTACGCCGCCAAGGCGCGTCTCTTTCTGGAGCTGAAGCAGCCGGGGGTGAAGGGGCGGCCAAAACGGGCCGTGCTTAACGTTGACGATCCGTACGGCCAGCGGTTGGCGGCGGCAAGCGGGGGTAAGGTGGTCACCTACGGTGTGGAACGGGAGGCCGCCTTCCGGGCGCGGGAAATCGAGCTCGGGCGCGACGGGACCACCTTTACGGTAGAGTGGGCTGGGGGGGCGGTGCCGGTACGGTTGCAGCTTGTGGGAAGGTTTAATGTTTACAACGCGCTGGCGGCCTTTGCGGTCGGGGTGACGGAGGGTTACCCCGTGGCCCGGGTGGTCGAGGCCCTGGAGGGCGTGCCGGCGGTGCCCGGGCGCTTTGAGCGGGTTGATGTCGGGCAGGATTTTGCGGTGGTGGTCGATTACGCCCATACGCCCGACGGTTTGGAGAACGTCCTCCGGGCCGCGCGCGCGCAGACCCGCGGCCGCGTGATCGTTGTTTTCGGGTGCGGCGGTGACCGGGATCCGGGTAAGCGGCCGTTAATGGGGGAGATAGCCGCCAAGCTCGCCGATTTCACGGTGATCACTTCGGATAACCCCCGCAGCGAGGACCCGCAGCGCATCATTGCGGCGATCGAGAGGGGTTTCCGGCGGTGCGGCGCCCCGGACAGTTACGCCGTGGAAGCGGACCGGCGCGCGGCCATTGCGTTGGCGCTAGGGCAGGCGCAGGCGGGCGACATTGTGGTGCTGGCCGGGAAGGGGCACGAGGATTACCAGATTATCGGCGATAAAAAGTTGCCCTTCGACGACCGGAAGGTGGCGGCGGAAATTCTAAGGGAAATGATTGGGGAGCGGGATGGGGAATGA